One part of the Mytilus trossulus isolate FHL-02 chromosome 11, PNRI_Mtr1.1.1.hap1, whole genome shotgun sequence genome encodes these proteins:
- the LOC134691437 gene encoding small ribosomal subunit protein uS14m-like encodes MAASIVNRVAISLRNTFALNHSKTVPLLSKPLTESFSSPWKLCTQIRTCADTPKEFDPFAEPKFNHQKRLLKWAANRDFNNRKLIKQYGPQRLRLVTMKKSRVLPHPFKELVAAELHELPRRSSVTHTFPRCILTGKSRGRLRRWRLSRIQWRILADYNNLSGVTRAQW; translated from the exons ATGGCAGCCTCCATAGTCAACAGAGTTGCAATTTCATTACGAAATACATTTGCTCTTAATCACAGTAAAaca GTTCCTTTATTATCAAAGCCATTGACAGAATCGTTTTCATCACCATGGAAACTGTGCACACAGATCAGAACATGTGCAGACACACCAAAGGAGTTTGATCCATTTGCAGAACCAAAATTTAATCATCAAAAAAGGCTTTTAAAATGGGCCGCAAACAGAGACTTTAACAATcgtaaattaattaaacaatatGGACCACAACGATTGAGACTTGTGACTATGAAAAAGAGCAGAGTTTTACCTCATCCTTTCAAG GAGTTAGTTGCAGCAGAATTACATGAGTTACCTAGGAGGAGTTCTGTTACTCACACCTTCCCACGATGCATTTTGACAGGAAAGTCACGAGGACGATTACGCAGATGGAGACTTAGTCGGATACAGTGGAGAATATTAGCAGACTATAATAATCTGTCTGGTGTAACACGTGCTCAGTGGTGA